One Algibacter sp. L3A6 genomic region harbors:
- the glyA gene encoding serine hydroxymethyltransferase, giving the protein MQRDEQIFELIEAEKERQLHGIELIASENFVSNQVMEAAGSVLTNKYAEGYPGKRYYGGCEVVDEVEQIAIDRAKALFGAVYVNVQPHSGSQANTAVYHACLNPGDKILGFDLSHGGHLTHGSPVNFSGKLYNPVFYGVEQETGVLNYDKIQEIATKEQPKLIIAGASAYSRDIDFERFRVIADSVGAILMADISHPAGLIAKGILNDPLPHCHIVTTTTHKTLRGPRGGMIMMGKDFENPFGIKLKNGNLRKMSSLLDSAVFPGNQGGPLEHIIAAKAIAFGEALTDEFLQYQLQVKKNAAAMAKALVAKDYNIISGGTDNHCMLIDLRNKNLSGKDAEQALVKADITVNKNMVPFDDKSPFVTSGIRLGVSAVTTRGLNDTDMVAIVELVDEVINNFEDDAALEAVKAKVNAMMQDKPLFV; this is encoded by the coding sequence ATGCAACGCGACGAACAAATTTTTGAACTTATTGAAGCCGAAAAGGAACGCCAATTACACGGTATAGAACTTATTGCATCGGAGAATTTTGTTAGCAACCAAGTAATGGAAGCTGCAGGCTCTGTGTTAACTAACAAATACGCCGAAGGTTACCCTGGTAAACGTTATTATGGCGGATGTGAAGTAGTTGATGAAGTTGAACAAATAGCTATCGATAGAGCAAAAGCTTTGTTTGGAGCAGTATATGTAAACGTACAACCTCACTCAGGAAGTCAGGCTAATACAGCTGTTTACCATGCATGTTTAAACCCTGGTGATAAAATTTTAGGATTCGATTTATCGCATGGTGGGCATTTAACTCACGGTTCTCCAGTAAACTTTTCTGGTAAACTTTACAACCCGGTATTTTACGGTGTAGAGCAAGAAACAGGAGTTTTAAATTATGATAAAATTCAAGAAATAGCTACTAAAGAACAACCAAAATTGATTATTGCAGGAGCGTCAGCTTATTCTCGTGATATTGATTTTGAGCGCTTTAGAGTTATAGCAGATAGCGTTGGTGCTATTTTAATGGCCGATATATCTCACCCAGCAGGTTTAATTGCTAAGGGTATCTTAAATGATCCGTTACCACACTGTCATATTGTTACAACAACAACTCATAAAACATTACGTGGACCAAGAGGTGGTATGATTATGATGGGGAAAGATTTTGAAAACCCTTTCGGAATTAAACTTAAAAACGGAAACTTACGTAAAATGTCTTCTTTATTAGATTCAGCTGTTTTTCCAGGAAATCAAGGTGGACCATTAGAACACATTATTGCGGCTAAAGCGATCGCTTTTGGAGAGGCTTTAACCGATGAGTTTTTACAATACCAATTACAAGTTAAGAAAAATGCTGCTGCCATGGCAAAAGCATTAGTTGCTAAAGATTATAACATTATTTCTGGTGGAACTGATAACCATTGTATGTTAATCGATTTACGTAACAAAAACTTATCAGGTAAAGATGCTGAACAAGCGTTAGTAAAAGCAGATATTACAGTAAATAAAAACATGGTACCTTTTGATGATAAATCTCCATTTGTAACTTCAGGAATTCGTTTAGGTGTTTCTGCTGTAACAACTCGTGGTTTAAATGATACGGATATGGTTGCTATTGTAGAGCTTGTTGACGAGGTTATTAATAACTTTGAAGATGATGCCGCATTAGAAGCTGTAAAAGCTAAAGTAAATGCTATGATGCAAGACAAACCTTTGTTTGTGTAA
- the fahA gene encoding fumarylacetoacetase, translating into MPLTANNPDRKSWLHVDKNSDFPIQNIPFGVFLTRDDIITIGTRIGDTAIDLGALHQLGYFEGIPLTDDIFLQDTLNDFIADGRKTWRLVRDRIAEIFDAENDALKSNMQHKEVVLFRLDEIEMQLPVQIGDYTDFYSSKEHATNVGTLFRDPENALLPNWLHIPVGYHGRSSSIIPSGIPVHRPKGQTLPNGATEPVFGPSQLIDFELEMAFITTDANDLGEPIPVNEAEEYIFGLVLFNDWSARDIQKWEYVPLGPFLAKNFASSISPWIVTLDALEPYRVEGPKPIKKQLDYLKYKGKKSYDINLEVAIQPKGAKETTVCQSNFKYMYWNMSQQLAHHTVNGCPVNSGDMMGSGTISGQTPDSYGSMLELTWKGEKPLKMKDGTVRKFINDNDTVIMRGYCEKDGTRIGFGEVSTKLLPVFESKKSK; encoded by the coding sequence ATGCCATTAACAGCGAACAACCCAGATAGAAAGTCGTGGCTACACGTCGATAAAAACTCCGATTTCCCGATACAAAACATTCCTTTTGGTGTTTTTTTAACCCGAGATGATATTATAACCATTGGTACACGTATTGGTGATACCGCTATAGACTTAGGTGCTTTACACCAATTAGGCTATTTTGAGGGCATCCCGTTAACCGACGATATTTTTCTTCAAGATACCTTAAACGATTTTATTGCAGATGGCCGTAAAACATGGCGTTTGGTTAGAGATAGAATTGCAGAAATTTTTGATGCAGAAAATGATGCGTTAAAAAGCAACATGCAACATAAAGAGGTTGTACTTTTTCGTTTAGACGAAATTGAAATGCAACTTCCTGTTCAAATTGGTGATTATACCGACTTTTACTCAAGTAAAGAGCATGCTACTAATGTTGGTACATTATTTAGAGATCCAGAAAACGCGTTATTACCTAACTGGTTGCATATTCCGGTAGGTTACCACGGGCGTAGTTCGTCTATTATTCCTTCTGGAATTCCGGTACACCGCCCTAAAGGTCAAACTTTACCAAACGGAGCAACAGAACCTGTTTTTGGACCAAGCCAGTTAATAGATTTTGAGTTAGAAATGGCTTTTATAACAACCGATGCTAACGATTTAGGAGAACCAATACCTGTTAACGAAGCGGAAGAATATATATTCGGACTTGTACTTTTTAATGATTGGAGCGCACGCGACATTCAAAAATGGGAATACGTGCCACTAGGGCCGTTTTTAGCTAAAAACTTTGCATCGTCTATTTCACCTTGGATTGTAACGCTAGATGCTCTAGAACCTTACCGTGTTGAAGGACCTAAACCCATTAAAAAACAATTGGATTACCTTAAATACAAAGGCAAAAAAAGCTACGATATTAATTTAGAAGTAGCCATACAACCAAAAGGCGCTAAAGAAACTACAGTATGTCAATCTAACTTTAAATACATGTACTGGAACATGTCTCAGCAACTAGCGCACCATACCGTAAATGGTTGCCCAGTAAATTCTGGCGACATGATGGGTAGCGGAACCATTTCTGGACAAACACCAGATTCTTACGGTTCTATGCTAGAGTTAACTTGGAAAGGTGAAAAACCTTTAAAAATGAAAGATGGTACCGTACGTAAATTTATAAATGATAACGACACCGTTATTATGCGTGGTTACTGTGAAAAAGATGGCACTCGAATTGGTTTTGGAGAAGTATCTACAAAATTACTTCCTGTTTTCGAATCAAAAAAATCCAAATAA
- a CDS encoding DUF5004 domain-containing protein, with the protein MKKSILLVKSLMVFSLLFVSCNDDDSDGVTCTDSLTGELTDVEMNFSGTWVLTAVVAEDEIDLTDDGEDNASTDLFLQYDDCEKDIVYGFEDDRAYSFVAGGTGDCDNEQATIGTWKLNETYGLTVVSSCFSQTSQLEVNDDFTEFTSEGNINYIDVNGETITSKTIFTYTKTAM; encoded by the coding sequence ATGAAGAAAAGTATTTTATTAGTGAAGAGTTTAATGGTTTTTAGTTTACTATTTGTTAGCTGTAACGACGACGACAGTGATGGCGTAACTTGCACCGATAGTTTAACTGGTGAATTAACTGATGTAGAGATGAATTTTAGTGGTACTTGGGTATTAACTGCTGTTGTTGCTGAAGATGAAATTGATTTAACCGATGACGGTGAAGATAATGCAAGTACAGATTTGTTTTTGCAATATGATGACTGTGAGAAAGATATTGTTTACGGTTTTGAGGATGATAGAGCTTACTCTTTTGTTGCAGGAGGTACTGGTGATTGTGATAATGAGCAAGCTACTATTGGTACTTGGAAACTAAATGAAACTTATGGTTTAACGGTAGTATCTAGTTGTTTTAGCCAAACGAGCCAACTTGAGGTAAATGATGATTTTACTGAATTTACTTCGGAAGGAAACATTAATTATATTGATGTAAATGGTGAAACTATAACGAGTAAAACAATATTTACTTATACAAAAACAGCGATGTAA
- the ytxJ gene encoding bacillithiol system redox-active protein YtxJ, which yields MGLFNKIFGDSGEAKEEKVLPWIPLNAMQQLDLIKEKSSTKTQMIFKHSTRCGISRMVMSQFVDAYDFTEKDADLYFLDLLNFREISNEVGYKFQVMHQSPQLLVIKNGVAVAHESHGAINEMDLSKFI from the coding sequence ATGGGATTATTTAATAAAATTTTTGGTGATTCGGGAGAGGCAAAAGAAGAAAAGGTATTGCCTTGGATTCCGTTGAATGCTATGCAACAATTGGATTTAATAAAGGAGAAATCGAGTACTAAAACTCAAATGATCTTTAAACATTCTACGCGTTGCGGAATTAGTAGAATGGTGATGAGCCAGTTTGTAGATGCTTATGATTTTACTGAAAAAGATGCAGATTTGTATTTTTTAGATTTACTGAATTTTAGAGAAATATCTAATGAAGTGGGTTATAAATTTCAGGTTATGCACCAATCTCCACAGCTTTTGGTAATTAAAAATGGTGTAGCTGTTGCGCACGAAAGTCATGGTGCAATAAATGAAATGGATTTAAGTAAGTTTATTTAA